From the Sphingomonas suaedae genome, one window contains:
- a CDS encoding host attachment family protein: MKVPHNAMIVVADGRKMLFLRNEGDAVHLNLQVERKRVQDNPPDREQGTDTPGRSFSSVGPGRSAYEETDFHQLEEDRFAAETAELLKKRALANDFESLIIVAPPRTLGELRKHYHKEVSERLTGEIDKTLTGHPIADIEQVLIDAA, from the coding sequence ATGAAGGTCCCGCACAACGCCATGATCGTGGTCGCCGATGGCCGCAAGATGCTGTTCCTGAGGAATGAGGGCGATGCGGTGCATCTCAACCTTCAGGTCGAGCGCAAGCGGGTTCAGGACAATCCGCCCGATCGCGAACAGGGGACCGACACGCCGGGCCGCAGCTTTTCCAGCGTCGGGCCGGGCCGAAGCGCCTATGAGGAGACCGATTTCCATCAGCTGGAGGAAGACCGGTTCGCAGCGGAGACCGCCGAGCTGCTCAAGAAGCGCGCTCTGGCGAATGACTTCGAATCGCTGATTATCGTCGCGCCGCCGCGCACCCTGGGCGAGCTGCGCAAACATTATCACAAAGAGGTGAGCGAGCGGTTGACCGGAGAGATCGACAAGACGCTCACCGGTCATCCGATCGCGGATATCGAACAGGTACTGATCGACGCCGCGTGA
- the surE gene encoding 5'/3'-nucleotidase SurE, which produces MRILLTNDDGVHARGLEVLERIARTLSDDITIVAPLEEQSGKGRSLSLTDPVRLRSFGERRFAVTGTPTDAVMMALAEIMKDAKPDLILSGVNRGANLGEDVSYSGTVSAAMEGALAGIRSIALSQRYAALAPGERVSFDAAETWGERVLRPLIDAPWAPRTLMNVNFPPIPAAEVAGIKPVVQGLRDYGRLRLDKRTDPRGFDYYWFGLGHVPHSPVADTDLEAIEQGFITITPLHLDLTHRESLDMLNSAFS; this is translated from the coding sequence ATGCGCATCCTTCTCACCAATGACGACGGCGTCCATGCCCGCGGCCTAGAAGTCCTCGAACGTATCGCCCGCACCCTTTCCGACGACATCACCATCGTCGCACCGCTGGAGGAACAGTCGGGCAAGGGCCGTTCGCTCAGCTTGACCGATCCCGTGCGCCTCCGCAGCTTCGGCGAGCGCCGCTTCGCGGTCACCGGCACGCCCACCGACGCGGTGATGATGGCGCTGGCGGAGATTATGAAGGACGCAAAGCCCGATCTGATCCTCTCCGGCGTCAATCGCGGCGCCAATCTGGGTGAGGATGTCAGCTATTCCGGCACGGTCTCCGCGGCCATGGAGGGCGCGCTTGCGGGAATTCGCTCGATCGCGCTCAGCCAGCGCTATGCCGCGCTTGCGCCCGGCGAGCGGGTCAGCTTCGACGCGGCGGAAACATGGGGCGAGCGCGTCCTGCGCCCGTTGATCGACGCGCCCTGGGCCCCGCGCACGCTGATGAACGTCAATTTCCCGCCGATTCCGGCTGCCGAGGTTGCCGGTATCAAGCCGGTGGTTCAGGGGCTTCGCGATTATGGTCGGCTGCGGCTCGACAAGCGCACTGACCCGCGCGGCTTCGATTATTATTGGTTCGGCCTTGGCCATGTGCCCCATTCGCCGGTCGCCGACACCGATCTCGAAGCGATCGAACAGGGCTTTATCACCATCACCCCGTTGCATCTGGACCTGACGCATCGCGAATCGCTTGATATGCTAAACAGCGCGTTCAGCTGA
- the serS gene encoding serine--tRNA ligase: MHDIRAIRENPEAFDAALARRGAEPQAEILVALDEARRALTTQQQEAQSRRNELSKQVGQAKAAKDEDRAQALMAEVAGLKETLENLNLAQGAADEALRTALAAIPNLPAADVPEGADEDDNQLVHTIGTQPAFAFTPREHHEFGPALGLDFDTGATLGGSRFTFLRGPAARLHRALGQFMLDTLTGDHGYDECVPPVLVRDEIMFGTGQLPKFAEDSFRTTDGRWLIPTSEVSLTNSVREQILSGEELPLRLTALTPCFRSEAGAAGRDTRGFIRQHQFEKVEMVSITTPDQSEAEHERMTACAEDILTRLGLSFRRMLLCAGDMGFSATRTYDLEVWLPGQGRYREISSCSTCGDFQARRMNARYRPSPASHHGSGHHGQGHMGKAPLAFVHTLNGSGLAVGRTLVAVLENYQQEDGSVAVPEVLQPYLRGLNRLEAKR, from the coding sequence ATGCACGACATCCGCGCCATCCGTGAGAATCCCGAGGCGTTCGACGCCGCCCTCGCCCGCCGCGGCGCCGAACCGCAGGCCGAAATCCTGGTCGCGCTCGACGAAGCCCGCCGCGCGCTGACCACCCAGCAGCAGGAGGCGCAGAGCCGCCGCAACGAGCTGTCGAAACAGGTCGGCCAGGCCAAGGCCGCGAAGGATGAGGATCGCGCCCAGGCGCTGATGGCCGAGGTCGCCGGGCTGAAAGAGACGCTGGAGAATCTCAATCTCGCCCAAGGCGCGGCGGACGAAGCATTGCGCACCGCGCTCGCCGCCATCCCCAACCTGCCCGCCGCCGATGTCCCCGAAGGCGCGGACGAGGACGACAATCAACTCGTCCACACGATCGGTACCCAGCCCGCTTTCGCCTTCACCCCGCGCGAGCATCATGAGTTCGGCCCCGCGCTTGGCCTCGATTTCGATACTGGCGCAACGCTCGGCGGCTCGCGCTTCACCTTCCTGCGCGGCCCCGCCGCCCGACTTCACCGCGCGCTCGGCCAGTTCATGCTCGACACGCTGACCGGCGATCATGGCTATGACGAATGCGTGCCGCCGGTGCTGGTCCGCGACGAGATCATGTTCGGCACCGGCCAGCTGCCCAAATTCGCCGAGGATTCGTTTCGCACCACCGACGGGCGCTGGTTGATCCCGACCTCCGAGGTCAGCCTGACCAACAGCGTGCGCGAGCAGATCCTGAGCGGCGAGGAACTGCCGCTGCGCCTGACCGCGCTGACCCCCTGTTTCCGCTCCGAAGCCGGCGCAGCGGGGCGCGACACGCGCGGCTTCATCCGCCAGCACCAGTTCGAAAAGGTCGAGATGGTCTCGATCACCACGCCCGACCAGTCGGAAGCGGAGCATGAGCGGATGACCGCCTGTGCGGAGGATATTTTGACGCGGCTCGGACTCTCCTTCCGCCGGATGCTGCTGTGCGCAGGCGATATGGGGTTCAGCGCGACGCGGACCTATGACCTTGAAGTCTGGCTCCCCGGCCAGGGCCGCTATCGCGAGATTTCGTCCTGCTCGACCTGCGGCGACTTTCAGGCGCGCCGGATGAACGCACGCTACCGCCCTAGCCCGGCGTCCCATCACGGTTCTGGACATCATGGGCAAGGACATATGGGCAAAGCGCCTCTCGCCTTCGTCCACACCCTCAATGGATCGGGCCTCGCGGTCGGCCGCACGCTCGTCGCGGTGCTGGAAAATTACCAGCAGGAGGATGGCTCGGTCGCGGTACCGGAGGTGCTCCAGCCCTATCTGCGTGGGCTCAACCGGCTGGAGGCGAAGCGATAG
- a CDS encoding peptidoglycan DD-metalloendopeptidase family protein, with protein sequence MGGRVRFQGVVAALMVAPILSACIPQRAGPPGAGHRQVDPTAAPRREADVPALPAPRSSWEAQPVTPDAREVSAATYIVERGDTLRGIANKTGAGSEAIARANNLAPPYVIRIGQRLAIPGGRYHLVRAGETGIAIARAYGVDWSRVVTENDLTEPYILRTGMRLLIPGDPRAMTLEERAAAFRLDIDDIVTGGQPAIAERARPTRPTASSARILPPDAAVAPPATLRGGFQWPVRGTIIRRFGPIASGERSDGLKIAVPLDTPILAAADGTVAYVGSEIPALGGLVILQHGSGWTSVYGHAGQLIVQRGQSVKRGQMIALSGDSGTNRPQLHFELRQGRTPVDPLPRLPRP encoded by the coding sequence ATGGGGGGCAGGGTTCGTTTTCAGGGGGTGGTCGCGGCGCTGATGGTGGCGCCGATCCTCTCCGCATGTATTCCGCAGCGCGCCGGGCCGCCGGGTGCCGGTCATCGTCAGGTCGATCCCACCGCCGCGCCGCGCCGCGAGGCGGATGTTCCCGCCCTGCCCGCACCTCGCTCGTCCTGGGAAGCCCAGCCGGTCACGCCCGATGCGCGCGAGGTCTCCGCCGCTACCTATATCGTTGAGCGCGGCGACACGCTGCGCGGTATCGCCAACAAGACCGGCGCCGGGTCCGAAGCCATCGCCCGCGCCAACAATCTCGCGCCGCCTTATGTCATCCGGATCGGCCAACGCCTCGCCATTCCGGGCGGTCGCTATCATCTCGTCCGCGCGGGCGAGACCGGAATCGCCATCGCCCGTGCCTATGGCGTCGACTGGAGCCGGGTGGTGACCGAGAATGATCTCACCGAACCCTATATCCTGCGTACCGGTATGCGCCTGCTGATCCCGGGCGATCCGCGCGCGATGACGCTGGAGGAGCGCGCCGCCGCCTTCCGGCTCGATATCGACGACATCGTCACCGGCGGCCAGCCCGCTATTGCCGAGCGCGCGCGGCCCACGCGGCCGACCGCCTCCTCTGCCCGCATCCTCCCGCCCGACGCTGCGGTCGCGCCGCCGGCGACGCTGCGCGGCGGCTTCCAATGGCCGGTGCGCGGAACGATCATCCGCCGCTTCGGCCCGATCGCCAGCGGCGAGCGCAGCGACGGGCTCAAGATCGCGGTGCCGCTCGATACCCCGATTCTGGCCGCCGCGGACGGCACCGTCGCCTATGTGGGCAGCGAAATTCCCGCGCTGGGGGGTCTCGTGATCCTACAGCATGGCAGCGGCTGGACCAGCGTCTATGGCCATGCCGGGCAGTTGATCGTCCAGCGGGGCCAATCGGTGAAACGCGGCCAGATGATCGCACTGTCGGGCGACAGCGGAACGAACCGCCCCCAATTGCATTTCGAACTCCGTCAGGGGCGCACCCCCGTCGATCCGCTGCCGAGATTGCCCCGCCCTTGA